One part of the Macrobrachium nipponense isolate FS-2020 chromosome 38, ASM1510439v2, whole genome shotgun sequence genome encodes these proteins:
- the LOC135209783 gene encoding uncharacterized protein LOC135209783, whose translation MGSNEERDTVANNFYVDDCLRAEDRQDALLSNLLEVKELCEKGGFTLTKFSSSCVEVLSSIPREWYSKGISGFIDGSGPNKTKALGVQWDLATDELGVQADLVSVPRTKRSLLSAIASIYDPLGILAPVLIEGRIIVQDLCRLKIGWDRGLDSNTTDRIRVW comes from the coding sequence ATGGGTTCCAATGAGGAGCGGGACACCGTTGCTAACAATTTCTATGTAGACGACTGTTTGAGAGCCGAGGATCGTCAAGATGccttgttaagtaatttgttagaGGTTAAGGAGCTTTGCGAAAAAGGGGGATTTACATTGACGAAGTTCAGTAGCTCATGCGTGGAGGTTTTGTCATCCATCCCAAGGGAGTGGTACAGTAAGGGCATTTCAGGGTTCATAGATGGATCAGGGCCAAATAAGACAAAGGCATTGGGAGTACAGTGGGACTTGGCCACTGATGAATTGGGTGTCCAGGCAGATCTGGTTTCAGTTCCAAGGACTAAACGCAGCTTGTTGTCAGCCATAGCCTCGATTTACGACCCCCTTGGCATATTGGCACCAGTTTTAATTGAGGGACGGATAATTGTGCAGGACTTGTGTAGATTGAAGATAGGCTGGGACAGGGGATTGGACTCCAACACCACTGACCGCATCAGGGTGTGGTGA